The Comamonas endophytica sequence GCATCGACGCGGCCCACCACCACCTGCATTGGTACCTGCGCCGACACCTGCGCCGATTCACCGGCATTCAGCGTCTTGCTCAGCACCACCGCGCCGCGCGCATCCCTGACCTGGATCCACGACGTTGCCGTGGCGTTGAACACCAGCGGCGCCTGCCCGGGCAGCGCCGGGGTCTCGGCCGCCGCGGGCAAGGCCTCGGCTGCCGCGGGAGCGGTCGCGGCAGCCGGCGCTGCGGCAGCCGGCGCTGCGGCCGCCGGCGTATCAGCCGGGGCCACCGGCAGCGCAGCGGCGGCGGGTGCATCTGCAACGGAAGCGGCGGGCAAAGCGGCCGCGGGCGCGGGCACGGCCTGCACCGGCTGGCTCACGGTGGCCGGAGCAGCGGCTCCCGGAGCGCCCTCGCCTGCAGCATCGCGATCGAACAGGCCATCCGGCAGGAAATAGACCGCAGCCGCTGCCGCCAGCAGCACGACGACCGCGCCGATCGCCTTGCGCGACACGCCGCCGCTGCCGGCCGCCATGCCGCTGCTCTGGCGCTCCTTGATCGGCGCGTTCAGGAAGGTGCGCTGCGCGTCGAAGCCCTTGGCCGCGCTGCGCGGCAGCTTGTCCAGCACCGGTTGCGCTTCGAGCCCCAGCGTGCGGCAGATGCTCGACGCCAGGCCGCGCATGAACACGTGGTCGGAAAAAGCCGCGTAATCGTCGGCCTCGAGCGCCTCGAGCTTGTGCACCGGCACCTTGAGCGCGCCGGCCAGCGCCGCCACATGCAGCCCCGCGGCCTCGCGCGCCTGGCGCAACTGCTGTCCGGCCGTGGCCTGCGCGGGCGCCCCCGCCTGCTGCGTTTCCAAAACACCGGACACCGGCAACTCTCTCTCACTCATTGAATGCACCCCGTTGATAGGCCAACCACTCGCGCGATTCCGGATAGCGACGTCCCAGCGCGCCGGCCAGCTGCTGCATGGCCAGCTCGTCGCGCAGGGAGCGCTCGATCTTGATGCCCAGCCACAGCGACTCGGCGTTGGCCTGCTCGCTGTTGTTCAGGCGGCGGATATAGAAACGCGCACGCGTCACTTCCCCCTGAACATACAGCACGTTGGCCAGGTTGTAGGTGACGACCGGGTTGCCGGAATCCATTTCGGAAGCCTTGAACAGCGCCTGCTCGGCCAGCTTGTGCTGGCCCGCGCTCTCGTGGCACAGGCCCTTGGCCATCCAGGTCTTGGCGGCCGCCTGGTAGCGCGGCTCGGCCAGCGCCGCGTCGAACTGCTGATCGGCCTGCGCGAAGCGCTTTTGCTGGCACAGCAGCCAGCCATAGTTGTGCATGATGTTGGCGTCGCGCGGCGCCAGCGCCAGCGCGCGGCGGAAGGCCTCCTCGGCCAGCGCCGGGTCGCCCAGCTGCATGTAGATCAGGCCGCGCAGCTGCTGCGCCTCGGCATAGTTCGGATCGGTGGCCAGAGACTGCTTGATCTCGTCGAGCGCGATCTCGGTCTTGCCGAGCTGGAAATAGCTGGCCGCCAGCTCCATGCGGATGCGCGCGCGGCGGCGCACTTCGCTTTCATCGGACGGCGTGACGATGTCGCCCTGGACGCTGGCTGCATCGCGCGGCCCGCTCGCACAGCCGGTGAGCAGCACCAGGCCCAGGCAGGCGGCAAGCCCCCAATGGCGACAGGAAGTGGGCAGCCGTGCGATGTTTCCAGGATTCATGCCATGAGCCTTGTGTTTTCCTCAGGGAGCGGGAGCGATGGTGATGGTGCGGCGCTTGGCCATGCGCTCGGCGGCGCGCGTGCGGTCCTTGACATCGCCGGCCAGCTGGCCGCAGGCTGCATCGATGTCGTCGCCGCGCGTCTTGCGCACGGTGGTGACGATGCCCGCCTGGGTCAGGATGCGCGCGAATTCCGCCACCTGGCTGTTGGGCGAGCGCAGCAGGCCCGAGGCCGGAAACGGATTGAAGGGAATCAGGTTGAGCTTGCACCAGGGCCGGCCGCCGCCATGGCTGCGCACCAACCTGACCAGCTGCTCGGCATGCTCGGGCTGGTCGTTGACGCCGTCGAGCATGCAGTATTCGAAGGTGATGAAGTCGCGCGGCGCGTGCTCGAGGTAGCGCTCGCAGGCCTGCATCAGTTCCTCGATCGGGTATTTGCGGTTCAGCGGCACCAGGTCGTCGCGCAGCGCGTCGATGGGCGCATGCAGCGACACCGCCAGCGCCACCGGGCAGTCCAGGCCCAGGCGGTCCATCATCGGCACGACGCCGGAGGTCGAGACCGTCACGCGCCGGCGCGACATGCCGTAGCCATGGTCGTCCAGCATGACGCGCAGCGCCGGCACCAGCGCCGTGTAGTTCTGCAGCGGCTCGCCCATGCCCATCATCACCACGTTGGAGATGACGCGCTCGCTCACGCCCAGGCGCTTGCGCAGCGCATGCTCGGCAAACCACAGCTGGGCCAGGATCTCGCCCGTGGTGAGGTTGCGGCTGAAGCCCTGGTGGCCCGTCGAGCAGAAACGGCAGCCCACGGCACAGCCAGCCTGCGAGGAAATGCAAAGCGTGCCCCGGTCATCCTCGGGAATGAACACCGCTTCGACCGCATTGCCGTCGCCCACGTCAAACAGCCATTTGACGGTGCCGTCCTGGGACACATGCTCGGTGATGACCGGCAGCGCCGTGATGTGGGCACGCGCCTTGAGCTTCTCGCGCAGGGACTTGGCGAGATCGCTCATTTGTTCAAAGTCGCTCGCACCGCGCTGGTGGATCCAGCGAAACAGCTGCGTCGCCCTGAAACGCTTCTCCCCGAGCTGTTCGCAGTAGGCGCACAGTCCGTCGAGATCGAATTCGAGAAGGTTGGTGGTAGTCATATCGGCATGCAGGTCCACGCCGGCCGCCAGGCGCCGCCGGCAAAAGGCCCGAAGGCCTCTCGCCCTGCGGCGTCCACGCGATCAACGCGAGTAGATGTTCAGGCCGGGGAAGAAGAAGGCAACTTCCACTGCCGCGGTTTCAGCAGCGTCCGAGCCATGCACTGCATTGGCGTCGATGCTGTCGGCGAAGTCGGCGCGGATCGTGCCGGCTTCTGCCTTCTTGGGGTCGGTGGCGCCCATCAGTTCACGGTTCGTCAGGATGGCGTTCTCGCCTTCCAGGGCCGTGACCATCACGGGGCCGGAGATCATGAAGTCCACCAGGTCCTTGAAGAAAGGACGTGCGCTGTGGACAGCGTAGAACTGCTCGGCTTCGTTGCGCGACAGGTGCACCATGCGGGCAGCGACGATCTTCAGGCCAGCGCCTTCGAAACGGGCGTAGATCTGGCCGATCACGTTCTTGGCGACTGCGTCGGGCTTGATGATGGAGAGGGTGCGTTCGATAGCCATTTGATTTTCCTTGAGGGATTGAAAGATTTTTGTCCGTGAGAACAAAACCCCTCATTCTAGCGATCTCGCGCATACACCCGGGCCTCCACTGGAGACTGCGGGCACCCTGATCCATCAACCCGGGCTCAGCACTCCTGCTCAGCGGCGGCCGCGCCGCTGGGCCGTGGCGCGCTTGGCGTCCTTGCGGGCGCGCGACAGGCTGTCTTCGCCGATATAGCCCACCGAGGTCTTCAGCGGATCGGGCTGGGCCTGGCCGCCCTGCGCCGGCCTGCGGCCCGCGCCATCGCGCGGTGCGGGGGTGCGGGCGGCAAAGATGCCGCCACCCTTGCGCGCCGGCGCCGGTGCCGCGCCGCGGCCGGAGGCGCGCGCCGCGCCACGCGGGGCGCGCTCGGCGTCGCGCTCCTCGGGGTTGCGCGCCGCCTGGCGCAGCGCCTGGATGTCCTTCTCGTCGAGCTCCATGAAGGCGCCGCGCTTGAGGCCGCGCGGCAGCAGCATCGCGCCGTAGCGGATGCGGATCAGCCGGCTCACGGCATGGCCCACGGCCTCGAACATGCGCCGCACCTCGCGGTTGCGGCCTTCGGAGATCGTCACGCGGTACCAGCAGTTCGCGCCCTCGCCCCCACCGTCCTCGATGGAGCCGAAGGCGGCCTCGCCGTCCTCGAGCTGCACGCCGTCCAGCAGCCGCTGCTTCTCTTCCTTGTTCAGCGCGCCGAGCACGCGCACCGCATACTCGCGCTCCAGGCCGAAGCGCGGGTGCATCAGCTTGTTGGCCAGGTCGCCGGAGTTGGTGAACAGCAGCAGGCCCTCGGTGTTCAGGTCGAGGCGGCCGATGGACTGCCACTTGCCCTGGTGCAGGCGCGGCAGGCGGCGAAACACCGTCGGGCGGTTCTGCGGATCGTCATGGCTCACCACTTCGCCTGCCGGCTTGTGGTAGGCCAGCACGCGCGCCTCGGGGCCCGCGATACGGTAGCGGATCAGCCGCCCATTGACCTTGATCTGGTCGCCCACCTGCACCCGCTGGCCGACGTGGGCCGGCTCGTTGTTGACCGAGATCTTGCCCTCGACGATCAGCTTTTCCATCTCCAGGCGCGAGCCCATGCCGGCCTGCGCCAGCACCTTGTGCAGCTTGGGCGACTCGGCCTGCGGCGTCAGCACGCGCTTGGGCGCGGCTGCGTCCTCGGGCTGCAGTTCCTGGGCATCGAGCTCTCCGGCCACCACATCGGCGAAATCGAAGCCCTCGACGGGCGTGGCCTGAAGCGGCGCGGCTTCGCTCGGCAAAGGCTGGCGTGGCACCGCGGTGTTGCGGCGCGGACCCTTGCCGAACGCGCCCTTGACCTGCTGCGGGCGCGGGCGCGGCTGGGGGCGCTGGCGCGCGGGGCGCTCCTGCGCGCTTGCGTCCGTACCGGGCACCGCGTCGGGGTTGCCGTGTTTATCCGCCGTCGAATCATTCATCATGTTTTTCCTGTGTCGCATCCCTGCGTGACATGTCCGTTCAAAGCTGGGGCAGGAGCGAAGCCTGCCCGTCCGGGCCAGCGGCGCCCTGCCCCGCTGGCGTGGATGGCGCCTCGGCGCCGTCCAGATTCCCTGCCGCTGCTCCTGCCGTATCGGCTGCCGGCGTCTCCAGGGCCTTGAAAAGGTCCTGCTGCGGCACGCCGGCCTGCATCTCGGGCAACTGGTCGAGGGACTGCAATCCCAGGTCGTCCAGAAACTGCCGCGTCGTGGCCAGCAGCGCCGGCCGTCCCACCGTCTCGCGGTGGCCGATGACCTCGACCCAGCCGCGGTCCTCGAACTGCTTGATCAGCAGGCTGTTCACCGTGACCCCGCGGATGTCCTCGATGTCGCCGCGCGTGACCGGCTGCTTGTAGGCGATGATGGCCAGCGTCTCGAGCGCCGCGCGGGTGTAGCGCGGCGGCTTTTCCGGATGCAGCCGGTCGAGGTACACGCGCATCTCCGGCCGGCTCTGGAAGCGCCAGCCCGAGGCCACCTGCACCAGCTCCACGCCGCGCAGCGCCCAGTCCTCCTGCAGCTCTAGCAGCAGGCCCTTGACAGTGTCGGTTCCAAGTGCATCGTCGAAAAGCGCACGCAGGTCCCGCACGGAGACCGGTTGCAGCGCGCAGATCAGAGCAGTTTCCAGAACCCGTTTGGCATCGACCGTATTCATCGTGCAGCGACTCGGGGTAACGCGCCGCCGGAGGCGGGGCTTCAGGGGAGGGGGCGAAGACGCGCAGGCGTCAGCGGGTATCCCGGCCTGGCGCCTGCGCGGCGCAGGCCGGAACCTGGGGCGGATTGTAGCCGAGCGCGCGCATTCCCCTTAGGGCGCCAGCGCTAACCCCCAGGATTCGCAGGCCGTCTGCATGTCGGCCGGCAGCTTTGCCTGGAATTCCAGCGCCTTGCCGGTCATCGGGTGCACGAAAGCCAGGCGGAAGGCATGCAGTGCCTGGCGCTGCATGCCCGCGGCCGGATGGCCGCCATAGGTGCCGTCGGCCACCAGCGGATGGCCGATGGAGGCCATGTGCACGCGGATCTGGTGCGTGCGGCCGGTATGCAGCGTGCAATGCACCAGCGCGCCCTCGTCGCAACCGGACACCAGCGCGAAATCGGTCTGCGCGGCCTTGCCCGGATGCTGCGCCAGGTCCACCACCGCCATCTTCAGGCGGTTGCGCGGGTCGCGCCCGATGGGCCGGTTCACCGAGCAGCTGCGCGCGCCCAGCCAGGGCTTGTGCGCCAGCGCCAGGTACTGGCGGCTGACGTCGCGCGCGGCGATCAGCGCCACCAGCGCATCCATGGTCAGGCGGTCGCGCGCGACCACCATCAGGCCGCTGGTGTCCTTGTCCAGGCGGTGCACGATGCCCGCGCGCGGCACCACGGCCACCTTCGGGTCGCGCGCCAGCAGCGCGTTCAGCAGCGTGCCGCTCCAGTTGCCGGGCGCGGGGTGCACCACCATGCCCGGGGCCTTGTTGACCACGAGCAGGTATTCGTCCTCATAAACGACGTCGAGCGGCAGGGGCTCGGGCTGGAAGGCCTGGCTCTGCAGCGTGGGGCGCATCTCGATGCGCAGCTGGTCGCCGGCCTTGACCTTGAGCGCGGCCTTCTCCACCACGCGCTGGTTGAGCTGCACGGCGCCCAGCGCCAGCAGCTGCTGCAGGTAGCTGCGCGAGAATTCGGGCACCAGCACGCACAGCGCGCGGTCCAGCCGCGTGCCATGCTGCTCGATGCCTACAGGGGCCTGGCGCGTCTCGAGAACTTCTTCTTCGAGCGCAACCGAGTCCTCGCTGAGAGACGTGTCCGGCTCGGGAGAAAGAGGGTTCATGGAGAGTGGATGGCGCGCGGGAATATCCACACGCCATGCGTCTATTATCAAATGCCCCCAAACGCACTCAGGACGAACGGTCCGCGAACCGTTCGTCCTGAGCCTGTCGAAGGATGGACGGCCAACGCGCAATCAGGCGCGAAGGGCTTTCAACGTGCCGGCAGATACCTGGAAGGATCCACCGGCTTGCCCTGGCGGCGCACCTCGAAGTGCAGCTTCACGCGGTCGGCGTCAGTGCTGCCCATCTCGGCGATCTTCTGGCCCTTGCGCACGCTCTGGTCTTCCTTGACCAGCAGCGTCTGGTTGTGCGCGTAGGCCGTCAAGTAGGTGTTGTTGTGCTTGAGGATGATCAGGTTGCCGTAGCCACGCAGGCCCGCGCCGGCATAGACCACCCGTCCGTCCGCGGCCGCAATGACCGGGTCCCCGGCCTTGCCGGCAATGTCATAGCCCTTGTTGCGCGCTTCGTCGAAGCCCGCGATCAGGCTGCCCGATGCCGGCCAGATGAAGCCGAGGCTTTCATCCGAGCCGCTTTGCGCCGAGGCTGCGGGCCTGGAGGGCGTGGACGCTCCGGGCAGCACCGTTGCCGGCGCTGCGGGATCGCCGCCTCCGACCACGACCGGCGCCACGCCGCGGCCAGTGGCGGAATCGGTGGGCGCCGGCGCAGCCGCCATGGACGAGCCCGGCGGCACCACGCGCAGCACCTGCCCCACCTCGATCAGGTTGGGGTTGTCGAGGTTGCTCCAGCGCGCAATGTCCTTCCAGCTCTGGCCGTTCTCCAGGCCGATGCGGATCAGCGTGTCGCCCGGACGCACCGTGTAATAGCCGGGCTTGCCTGCATTCTCCGCACCCGGCAAGGGCTTGGCGGCCGCACCCGACGACAGGGTGCCCCCCGACGAGGCCGAGCCCCGATCTTCCACTGGAGCCCTGTTCACTTGTGAACCACAGCCCGCAAGCACCAGGCCCGCAAGCAGCACAGATCCCCAAGCCCCAAGACTTCGCGATACCAACATAAGCAATCCCTTTTAGGCAATACCTGATTTTAAAGGGACAAAGTTCACCGCCTCGAGAACCGTCCTTTTGAGCCCATAGGACGTCTTGTCGATGACCAGCAGACTCTGCCCGCCCGTCGCGTTGCCCATGGGCGCGACCAGCCGCCCGCCGACGGCCAGTTGTTCGCACCAGGCATCGGGGATGGCATCGCCCCCCGCAGCCGCGAGAATACCCGCATAGGGCGCACCCTGGGCATAGCCAAGCATACCGTCACCGAACAGCAGATGCACGTGTGCCAGCCGCAGCGGGCGCAGATTGGTGCGCGCCTTCTCGTGCAAACCGCGCAATCGCTCGATGGAATAGACCTCCTGCGCCACCCGGCCCAGCACCGCTGCCTGGTAGCCGCAGCCGGTGCCGATCTCCAGCACCCGGCCCAGCCCTGCGCGAGCGCATTCGGCGCCCAGCAGCAGCGCCGTCATGCGTGCCACGACGCTGGGCTTGGAGATCGTCTGGCCCAACCCGATCGGCAGGCTGGTGTCCTCATAGGCCTGATTGACCAGCGCGCTGTCGACGAAATGGTGGCGCTCGACGCTGGCCATGGCCTGCAGCACCGCCTGCGAGGTGACGCCGCCCTGCGCCAGGCGCTGCACCATGCGGCTGCGCACCGCCACCGAATCCATGCCCACGCCGATGGGCATGGGCAGCGGCATCGGGGCGCGCGGTGCCTGCCCGACCAGGTTGCGGGCTGCGGGCTTGGCGCCGGAGCGCGATGCACCGGGATTGGCGGAAGACGCAATCCACGAAGGAAAACCGGGTCGGCGCTCGGTCACGGCGCGGCTTCCTTCTCGGCGGCCTCGGCGATGCGCGCCGCGGTCTGCGCCCAGTAGCGCAGGTTCTCATGGTCGGTCAGGTCGACCTTGAGCGGAGTGACCGCCACATGCCCATGCGCCGTGGCATGGAAATCCGTGCCCTCGGCGTCATCCTTTGCCGCGCCCGCGCTGCCGATCCAGTACATGACTTCTCCCCGGGGGCTTTCCTGAATGATCACGCGTTCGGCCGCGTGCCGGCGCCCCAGCCGGCACAGCTTGAGCGGCTGTATGGCCTCCAGCGGCATGTTGGGGATGTTGACGTTGAGCAGCCAGGGCGCGTCGCCGACCAGTTGCTGCTGCTGCATCTGCTGCACGATCTCGCGCGCCTTGGCGGCCGCGGCCTCGATCTCGGTCCAGCCCCGGTCCACCTGCGAAAACGCGATGGCGGGAATTCCGAACAGGTAGCCTTCCATGGCCGCGCCCACGGTGCCCGAATAGATCGTGTCGTCGCCCATGTTGGCGCCGTTGTTGATGCCGGACACCACCAGGTCCGGGCGGTAGCCCAGCAGTCCCGTCAGCGCGATGTGCACGCAATCGGCCGGCGTGCCGTTTACATAGCGGAAGCCGTTCGGGGCCTGGTGCACGTACAGCGGCGAGTGCAGCGTCAGGGCGTTGGATTTGGCACTGTTGTTGTGCTCGGGCGCGACCACCTCCACCTCGGCGATGGTCTTCAACGATTCATAAAGCGCGACCAGTCCGGGCGCTTGATAACCGTCATCGTTGGAAATCAGGATTTTCATGGGATGGTGCGGATTGTAGGCGCCCTCCGACCCCGTCGCGGCAGGGACAAGCCCCAGCCGGCCCGGCTTCTATCATTCCTGCAACACAACGACGGGAGACCTGCATGCAAGCCTGGCTATGTACGACGCCCACGGGCGTCGATGCGCTGCAATGGACGGAACTGCCGACCCCGGAACCTGGCGCCGGCGAGGTGCTGGTCGAGATCAAGGCCGCCAGCCTGAATTTTCCCGACCTGCTGATCGTGCAGGGCAAGTACCAGATCAAGCCGCCGCTGCCCTTCGTGCCCGGCTCGGAATTCGCCGGCGTGGTGCGCGCCGTGGGCGCAGGCGTGCGGCAGCTGCAGGTCGGCCAGCACGTGGCCTGCCTCAGCGGCACGGGCGGCTTCGGCACCCATGTCATCGCGCCGGCCGCCGCCTGCGTGCCGCTGCCCGCCGACTTCCCGCTGGTCGATGCGGCCGCGTTCATCATGACCTATGCCACATCGCACCATGCGCTGATCGACCGCGCGCAGCTCGCCGCCGGCGAGACCGTGCTGGTGCTGGGCGCGGCCGGCGGCGTGGGCACGGCAGCCATCCAGATCGCCAAGGCCGCGGGCGCGCGCGTCATCGCCGCGGCTTCGAGCGACGAGAAATGCGCGCTGTGCGCCTCGCTGGGCGCCGATGCCACCATCAATTACGGCGCTGCCGACCTGCGCGAGGCGCTGAAAGCCGCGACCGGTGGCAAGGGCCCGGATGTGGTCTACGACCCGGTGGGCGGCGCGCTGGCCGAGCCTGCCTTCCGCTCCATTGCCTGGCGCGGGCGCTATCTCGTGGTCGGCTTCGCGGCCGGCCCCATACCCGCGCTGCCCTGGAACCTGGCGCTGCTCAAGGGCGCCTCGCTGGTCGGCGTCTTCTGGGGCGACTTCGCCCGGCGCGAGCCGCAGGCCAACGCCGCCATGATGGCCACGCTGCTCGAGTGGTACCGGCAGGGAAAGATCAAGCCGGTGATCGACTGCACCATGGAGCTGTCGCAACTGCCGACGGCGTATGCGCGCATGGGTTCGCGAGCGGTGATGGGCAAACTCGTGCTCACGCGCTGAGCTGCCCCCGTGCATGCGGGCTTTGGGCTGAAGCGCCGGAAGTGAGTGCTACACTGCGCGCCTTTTTCCGCCGCCTGGCCTTCGCCCAGGCCGCCCGGCCTCCGGCCCTGCCTCCCGATGGCGCAGCCATCTTGTCTTTCCAAGCCGCATGCAACTGAGCTTCAGCACCTACTACACCCTCATCTGCGCAGCCCTGGTGCTGCTGGCGGGCAAATTCCTGGTCCAGAGAATCCGCTTCCTGCGCGACTTCAACATTCCCGAGCCCGTGGCCGGCGGATTGGTCGCAGCGGCGCTGATCTTTGCCGTCCACGAGTTCACCGGCTACTCCATCACCTTCAGCAGCGGCCTGCAGACCGGGTTCATGCTGCTGTTCTTCTCCTCGATCGGCCTGAGCGCCAACTTCTCCAAGCTGCGCGAAGGCGGCTCGGCGCTGGTGCTGTTCCTGTTCATCATCAGCATCTTCATCGTGGTGCAAAACGCCGTGGGCATCGGCCTGGCGGCGGCGCTGGGCCTGGATCCGCTGATCGGCCTGATTGCCGGCTCGATCACGCTGGTCGGCGGCCATGGCACGGCCGGTGCCTGGGCCGGGGTGTTCGAGAAAGAGCACGGCATCCAGGGCGCGCTCACGCTGGGCATTGCCTGTGCCACCTTTGGCCTGGTCATCGGCGGGCTGATCGGCGGGCCGCTGGCCAAGGGGTTGGTCACGCGCCACCGGCTGCGCGGCCACGGCGATGCATCGGTTCAGTCAGCACCCGACGAGGCAAATTTCGAGAACCCGCAGAAGATCCGGCTGATCACGACCAACGCCGCCATCGAGACGCTGGCGCTGTTTGCCGCCTGCCTGGGCTTTGCCGAATTCATGACCGGTTTCGCGCAGGGCACGGCCTTCGAGCTGCCGACCTTCGTCTGGGCGCTGGGCGGCGGCGTGATCCTGCGCAATACCCTGGACTACGTGTTCAAGTTCCAGGTCTTCGACCGCGCCATCGACCTGTTCGGCAACGTGTCCCTGTCGATCTACCTGGCCATCGCGCTGCTGTCGCTCAAGCTGTGGGAGCTCAGCGGACTGGCCGCGCCGCTGATGGTCATATTGCTGGCGCAGACGCTGACCATGGGGCTGTATGCCGCCTTCGTCACCTTCCGCGTGATGGGCAGGAACTACGACGCGGCCGTGCTGGCCGCGGGGCACTGCGGTTTCGGCATGGGCGCGACGCCCACCGCCATTGCCAACATGCAGGCCATCACCACGCAATACGGGCCCTCGCATAAGTCATTTCTGATCGTGCCGATGGTCGGAGCCTTCTTCATCGACATCGTCAATGCGGGAATGATCCAGCTGTTCATCAAGCTCCTGCCTTGAGGCGGGGGGCGGCGCCGTTTCGGCTGACCAAGATCCTGTGGAATATACGAAACGTAATGGAACGTATAATAGCGCTCCATGGGAATCGTCAAAATATCAGACGCACTGCATGACAGCGTGCGCACCGCCAGCACGGCCCTGAGCCGTTCCATCAACGCCCAGGCCGAGCACTGGCTGCGGGTCGGCATGATGTCCGAGCTGCATCCGCTGCTGACCTATTCGGACATCTGCCAACTGCTGATCCAGCAGGCCGCGCCCGCGTCCTTTGCGCTGCCCACGCAACGCCCCGACGCAGCGCCACGCCCGGCCCCTGGAGCCGCCCAATGAGGCGCTCGAGCTCCCCTCCGATCCACACCGTCGCCGACATCGCGCAAGCGCGCCGTGCCGGGCAGCTGGCCGCCGAGGTGCTGGCCATGCTGGTGCCGCATGTACGCGCCGGCGTGAGCACCAACCAGCTCGACAAGCTTTGCCATGACTACATCGTCGACACGCTGGGCTGCATCCCCGCCAACATCGGCTACCACGGCTACACCAAGACCATCTGCGCCTCGGTCAACCATGTCGTGTGCCATGGCATCCCCTCGGACCGCGAGGTCCTCAAGGATGGCGACATCGTCAACGTTGACGTGGCGCTGATCAAGGACGGCTGGTTCGGCGACACCAGCCGCATGTACATGGTGGGCGAGCCGCGCGCCCAGGCGCGGCGCCTGGTGCGCACCGCCTATGAGGCCATGCGCGCGGGCGTGCAGGCGGTGCGCCCCGGCGCGACGCTGGGCGATGTCGGACATGCCATTGAAAGCGTGGCCCGGCGCGCACGCTTCACGGTGGTGCAGGAGTATTGCGGCCACGGCATCGGCCGCATCTACCACGACACGCCCGACGTGCTGAACTACGGCACGCCCGGCCAGGGCCTGAAGCTCGAGCCCGGCATGATCTTCACCATCGAGCCCATGCTCAACGCCGGCAAGGCCGCGACGCGCGAGCTCAGCGACGGCTGGACCGTGATCACCAACGACAAGTCGCTGTCCGCCCAGTGGGAGCACATGGTCTGCGTGACCGAGACCGGCTATGAAGTGCTGACCCCCTGGCCCGAGGGCACGGGCGACTACCCTGCCCTCTGACGCTCGCCATGTCCATCAGCTATCTCTATCTGGCGCTGGCCATCGTCTGCGAGGTCATCGCCACCTCTTTCCTCAGGAGCGCCGAGGGCTTCACGCGGCTGTGGCCCTCGGTCATCACGGCCACGGGCTATGCGCTGGCCTTTTTCTTTCTCTCGCTGACGCTGCGCACCGTGCCCACGGGCGTGGCCTATGCCATCTGGTCCGGTGCCGGCATCGTGCTGGTTTCGGCCATCGCCTGGTTCTGGCAGGGACAGACGCTCGATGCCGCGGCGCTGATCGGCATGGGGCTGATCGTGGCGGGGGTGGTGGTGATCCAGGTGTTTTCGCGGTCTGTGGGGCATTGAGGGCCAGCGACCTGGAGGAAGGCCCCCCGGCACTTGAGGGGGGCCGTCCGCCCTTCGAAGGGCTCAGGGCGAACGACGGTGGATGGGGTGGTCTGCCACCGTTCGTCCTGATCTTGCCGAAGGACGAGCGGCCTCGCTGCAAACTGGGAACGTGCTCCGCAGGCAGGCACAACCTGGAGGCCACAACGTTCCAAATACCCTTTTCCA is a genomic window containing:
- a CDS encoding helix-turn-helix domain-containing protein, translated to MSGVLETQQAGAPAQATAGQQLRQAREAAGLHVAALAGALKVPVHKLEALEADDYAAFSDHVFMRGLASSICRTLGLEAQPVLDKLPRSAAKGFDAQRTFLNAPIKERQSSGMAAGSGGVSRKAIGAVVVLLAAAAAVYFLPDGLFDRDAAGEGAPGAAAPATVSQPVQAVPAPAAALPAASVADAPAAAALPVAPADTPAAAAPAAAAPAAATAPAAAEALPAAAETPALPGQAPLVFNATATSWIQVRDARGAVVLSKTLNAGESAQVSAQVPMQVVVGRVDATTLQVRGQAFDLAAAAQGRNVARFEVK
- the pilW gene encoding type IV pilus biogenesis/stability protein PilW, yielding MNPGNIARLPTSCRHWGLAACLGLVLLTGCASGPRDAASVQGDIVTPSDESEVRRRARIRMELAASYFQLGKTEIALDEIKQSLATDPNYAEAQQLRGLIYMQLGDPALAEEAFRRALALAPRDANIMHNYGWLLCQQKRFAQADQQFDAALAEPRYQAAAKTWMAKGLCHESAGQHKLAEQALFKASEMDSGNPVVTYNLANVLYVQGEVTRARFYIRRLNNSEQANAESLWLGIKIERSLRDELAMQQLAGALGRRYPESREWLAYQRGAFNE
- the rlmN gene encoding 23S rRNA (adenine(2503)-C(2))-methyltransferase RlmN, with product MTTTNLLEFDLDGLCAYCEQLGEKRFRATQLFRWIHQRGASDFEQMSDLAKSLREKLKARAHITALPVITEHVSQDGTVKWLFDVGDGNAVEAVFIPEDDRGTLCISSQAGCAVGCRFCSTGHQGFSRNLTTGEILAQLWFAEHALRKRLGVSERVISNVVMMGMGEPLQNYTALVPALRVMLDDHGYGMSRRRVTVSTSGVVPMMDRLGLDCPVALAVSLHAPIDALRDDLVPLNRKYPIEELMQACERYLEHAPRDFITFEYCMLDGVNDQPEHAEQLVRLVRSHGGGRPWCKLNLIPFNPFPASGLLRSPNSQVAEFARILTQAGIVTTVRKTRGDDIDAACGQLAGDVKDRTRAAERMAKRRTITIAPAP
- the ndk gene encoding nucleoside-diphosphate kinase, whose protein sequence is MAIERTLSIIKPDAVAKNVIGQIYARFEGAGLKIVAARMVHLSRNEAEQFYAVHSARPFFKDLVDFMISGPVMVTALEGENAILTNRELMGATDPKKAEAGTIRADFADSIDANAVHGSDAAETAAVEVAFFFPGLNIYSR
- a CDS encoding pseudouridine synthase — translated: MNDSTADKHGNPDAVPGTDASAQERPARQRPQPRPRPQQVKGAFGKGPRRNTAVPRQPLPSEAAPLQATPVEGFDFADVVAGELDAQELQPEDAAAPKRVLTPQAESPKLHKVLAQAGMGSRLEMEKLIVEGKISVNNEPAHVGQRVQVGDQIKVNGRLIRYRIAGPEARVLAYHKPAGEVVSHDDPQNRPTVFRRLPRLHQGKWQSIGRLDLNTEGLLLFTNSGDLANKLMHPRFGLEREYAVRVLGALNKEEKQRLLDGVQLEDGEAAFGSIEDGGGEGANCWYRVTISEGRNREVRRMFEAVGHAVSRLIRIRYGAMLLPRGLKRGAFMELDEKDIQALRQAARNPEERDAERAPRGAARASGRGAAPAPARKGGGIFAARTPAPRDGAGRRPAQGGQAQPDPLKTSVGYIGEDSLSRARKDAKRATAQRRGRR
- the scpB gene encoding SMC-Scp complex subunit ScpB, giving the protein MNTVDAKRVLETALICALQPVSVRDLRALFDDALGTDTVKGLLLELQEDWALRGVELVQVASGWRFQSRPEMRVYLDRLHPEKPPRYTRAALETLAIIAYKQPVTRGDIEDIRGVTVNSLLIKQFEDRGWVEVIGHRETVGRPALLATTRQFLDDLGLQSLDQLPEMQAGVPQQDLFKALETPAADTAGAAAGNLDGAEAPSTPAGQGAAGPDGQASLLPQL
- a CDS encoding RluA family pseudouridine synthase translates to MNPLSPEPDTSLSEDSVALEEEVLETRQAPVGIEQHGTRLDRALCVLVPEFSRSYLQQLLALGAVQLNQRVVEKAALKVKAGDQLRIEMRPTLQSQAFQPEPLPLDVVYEDEYLLVVNKAPGMVVHPAPGNWSGTLLNALLARDPKVAVVPRAGIVHRLDKDTSGLMVVARDRLTMDALVALIAARDVSRQYLALAHKPWLGARSCSVNRPIGRDPRNRLKMAVVDLAQHPGKAAQTDFALVSGCDEGALVHCTLHTGRTHQIRVHMASIGHPLVADGTYGGHPAAGMQRQALHAFRLAFVHPMTGKALEFQAKLPADMQTACESWGLALAP